The following are from one region of the Rhipicephalus microplus isolate Deutch F79 chromosome 1, USDA_Rmic, whole genome shotgun sequence genome:
- the LOC142770555 gene encoding uncharacterized protein LOC142770555, protein MASASSQLNAVSHNRFAALATEDMDFCAGGNDTTITDTINDQEVLRSTGRTAVAVRGNDLHPNDIAGWKISGKQVSQRPNKPQLNEVTQSNKPTPQFSEAQAKRMVARITKASRMPLNLPREEQKIVIRPRGELFLAKLEADIVMSAVITAANVPKTTAKADTICINPTQNIIVISTPDEERARYYASVRSLYIGGRSYETHAYCTAPHGTVKGVIRGIAVENTAGNLHKNILNQANPQALEAHRIGNTTSIVILFAGTKVPNYIKYGFIIVKCGLYIQHHNVCKTCGKIGHRADVCPTPETKICFACGAPNPTADHAARCKPRCKLCNGAHATGTEGCTNKYKVPFVVAQRRWKRRNAASAFSSQDFPQLPPQQQNEAHLSKRGRSRSRKRDKSRRQSASRGRSTDGKRSENMNYNRNQQRPGNVINGAQAINPQAANRNPLNHVAEAKDNTIQSLRNENEQLKRCIAEQRAQMQEMNAKLNQLINAQQQQQQQQVTPPPPLSPPQSQPRPPTPKENNTNSAMEVQVPVTTEANSAEPETIDVARTSEPAPKKRALEYARERRVNARLDSLEERQDRLEQTMKANYETLSQVTKATNDRLDATNARLDTLVTPVHGMQSTIQGIQTKLDALIHALTASGLIPQQAFTQPQ, encoded by the coding sequence ATGGCCTCGGCCTCATCGCAGCTCAACGCCGTTTCCCACAACCGTTTCGCGGCCCTTGCTACGGAAGACATGGACTTTTGTGCTGGCGGCAACGACACTACGATCACCGACACGATCAACGACCAAGAGGTGCTACGCAGCACCGGCCGCACCGCAGTCGCGGTGCGCGGCAACGACTTACACCCAAACGACATCGCGGGATGGAAAATCTCCGGAAAACAAGTAAGCCAACGACCTAATAAGCCCCAGCTTAACGAAGTTACCCAAAGCAACAAGCCAACTCCGCAATTTAGTGAAGCTCAAGCAAAACGCATGGTAGCGAGAATTACTAAAGCGTCCCGCATGCCGCTGAATTTGCCGCGGGAAGAGCAGAAGATTGTAATACGACCGAGAGGAGAGCTATTCCTAGCAAAACTGGAAGCTGACATTGTAATGTCCGCAGTCATAACGGCAGCCAACGTTCCCAAGACCACAGCGAAAGCAGATACGATCTGTATTAATCCCACGCAGAACATCATCGTGATCAGCACGCCCGATGAAGAACGAGCACGTTACTACGCAAGCGTACGCTCTCTGTATATTGGGGGCCGTAGCTACGAAACGCATGCCTACTGCACCGCGCCTCACGGCACAGTGAAAGGAGTAATCCGTGGCATCGCAGTAGAGAACACTGCCGGAAATCTGCACAAGAATATCCTTAACCAAGCAAACCCGCAGGCCCTCGAAGCACACAGGATTGGAAACACTACCTCGATCGTCATTTTGTTCGCAGGAACAAAGGTTCCCAACTACATAAAGTATGGCTTCATTATAGTAAAGTGTGGATTATACATACAACACCACAACGTATGCAAGACATGCGGCAAAATCGGCCATCGAGCCGATGTATGCCCCACGCCGGAAACCAAGATCTGCTTTGCGTGTGGCGCGCCTAACCCGACGGCAGACCACGCGGCGCGGTGCAAGCCACGTTGCAAACTGTGTAACGGAGCCCACGCCACGGGCACGGAAGGCTGTACGAACAAGTACAAGGTGCCCTTCGTAGTTGCTCAGCGCAGATGGAAGCGCAGAAACGCGGCGTCAGCGTTTTCGTCGCAAGACTTCCCGCAGCTGCCACCGCAACAACAGAACGAAGCGCATCTATCAAAGAGAGGACGCAGCCGCTCGAGGAAGCGGGACAAAAGCAGGAGACAATCGGCGAGCCGCGGCAGAAGCACCGACGGCAAGCGCAGCGAAAACATGAATTACAACCGCAACCAGCAGCGACCGGGCAATGTGATAAATGGGGCCCAAGCAATCAACCCGCAAGCGGCGAACCGCAATCCGCTCAACCACGTAGCTGAAGCAAAGGACAACACCATCCAGTCACTACGCAATGAAAATGAGCAGCTCAAGCGATGCATCGCTGAACAGAGAGCTCAAATGCAAGAAATGAACGCTAAGTTGAACCAACTCATCaacgcacagcagcagcagcagcaacaacaggtgACTCCGCCACCGCCACTGTCGCCACCGCAGAGTCAACCAAGACCCCCAACGCCAAAGGAAAACAACACAAACTCAGCCATGGAGGTACAAGTCCCAGTTACTACGGAAGCTAACAGCGCAGAACCCGAAACGATCGACGTTGCTAGGACAAGCGAACCGGCACCCAAGAAGCGAGCGCTcgaatacgcacgtgaacgaagaGTCAACGCTAGGCTGGACAGCCTAGAAGAACGTCAAGATCGACTAGAACAGACCATGAAAGCCAACTACGAAACCCTGAGCCAAGTCACCAAAGCTACTAACGATCGCCTCGATGCTACCAACGCACGCCTCGACACATTGGTGACACCCGTACATGGCATGCAGTCTACCATACAAGGAATACAGACTAAGTTGGATGCACTAATACACGCGCTGACGGCGTCAGGACTAATCCCCCAACAGGCCTTCACCCAACCGCAATAA
- the LOC142770539 gene encoding uncharacterized protein LOC142770539 produces the protein MLDSRLAHLMEARNSLIRRWKRQRHNRKLRKRIAQLNRDIEHHSAVLCRQQWHAVCQEADGQLHKGKTWRLLRRLLNDQTTKGAQHYMLNKTIHKAVKEMGEAEVQQRLDAKYLPVTPTHPLPSYEGATNEKLDADIEEWEVRAVLQTINCKSASGPDHVTNKALRNLNDTAIEALTKYYNQCWRTGKLPQQWKTAKTVLIPKPGKPASIDNLRPISLTSCVGKVLEHVLLNRWQLYLEESNIYPHTMLGFRAKLCTQDAVLLLKNKIVDRHFPTLDNRAVLRLDLQGAFDNVHHSAVLRQVSHFNMGKRTFAYNKDFLSNRTTRLVAGELQLPLKQLGSMGTPQGSVISPLLFNLVMIGVARRLERVRNIKYTIYADDITLWSMGGSDSQIEAALQEAIAAVEEYLRSTGLKCSPTKSELLVISPRSVRRPTTQNINVVTQDGTPIPHVQTLRVLGLHLQDLNRNNVTVQKLHAKLSLATRLLKKVATRYQGMREDSLLRLTQSFAVSHISYVASFHNWKAAEKIKIDAMIRKAYKTALGLYPHTNTKRMLALGVHNTLEEIAEAQRTAQYHRLSQTRTGRTILQRIGINTPATTPEVAKQLPRDVLQRLKVPPLPKHMHPQEHQERRMARAKALTKGHANDPRAYYVDVAKYPHRPNTYAAAVIAADTGVLTTSGSIRCKSPTQAEEFAIALALAIPDGRTVLSDSKTAIANFATNNVHGTTARVCSTIARPETNITVKWFPAHAGELDVGPNRNEEADTEAHALTSRGSLSTHSSEPQRPDAEDGEYFITTYADVLQWYRTSRRFYPPPHRDLQRREAATLGQLQVLNSMPGHWCACWDYRTLNQVTTPDRYPVPHMHDVTTRLHGATVFSKIDLVRAYHQIPVAPEDFPKTATAMLFGLFEFLRMPLGI, from the exons ATGTTGGACAGCAGACTAGCGCACCTCATGGAAGCCCGCAACTCACTGATACGGCGCTGGAAACGTCAACGCCACAACAGAAAGCTACGCAAACGTATAGCACAACTCAACAGAGACATCGAGCATCACAGCGCAGTCCTCTGCAGACAGCAGTGGCACGCGGTGTGTCAAGAAGCGGACGGTCAACTACACAAAGGCAAAACGTGGCGCCTGCTACGCCGCTTGCTCAACGATCAGACAACCAAGGGAGCTCAGCATTACATGCTGAACAAGACAATTCACAAAGCCGTCAAAGAAATGGGAGAGGCTGAGGTGCAACAACGCCTGGACGCCAAGTATCTCCCCGTAACGCCAACGCACCCACTCCCCAGCTACGAAGGGGCAACCAACGAGAAACTAGAtgccgacatcgaagaatggGAAGTGCGAGCGGTTCTACAAACAATCAACTGTAAATCAGCATCCGGACCGGACCACGTCACCAACAAGGCATTGAGGAACTTGAACGACACGGCAATCGAAGCCCTCACCAAGTACTACAACCAGTGCTGGCGGACGGGCAAGCTACCGCAACAATGGAAGACCGCGAAAACGGTcctgatccccaaaccgggcaaaccaGCCAGCATAGACAACCtgagacccatctctctaacgtcgtgcgtgggcaaggtgcTTGAACACGTCCTACTCAACAGATGGCAACTTTATTTGGAAGAATCCAACATATATCCACATACAATGCTGGGGTTCCGGGCCAAACTGTGTACCCAGGACGCCGTGCTGTTGCTCAAGAACAAAATCGTGGACAGACACTTTCCCACGTTGGATAATAGAGCGGTGCTCAGACTGGATCTCCAGGGAGCATTTGACAACGTACACCACTCGGCCGTCCTTCGGCAGGTGTCCCACTTCAACATGGGGAAGaggacgttcgcttacaacaAAGATTTCCTGAGCAACCGCACCACGCGGCTTGTGGCAGGAGAACTACAACTACCGCTCAAGCAGCTGGGGAGCATGgggacaccacagggctcggtgatctcccctctgttgttcaaccttgtcatgataggcgttgcaagaagattggaacgcgttagaaacatcaagtacacgatctacgcggacgacatcacgctGTGGTCAATGGGAGGAAGCGACAGCCAGATCGAGGCAGCCCTCCAAGAAGCCATCGCCGCCGTAGAAGAATACCTACGATCCACCGGACTCAAATGTTcaccaaccaagtcggaactgctAGTGATCTCACCGCGAAGTGTGCGACGCCCGACAACGCAGAACATCAACGTTGTAACCCAAGACGGAACGCCGATACCGCACGTGCAGACACTCAGAGTTTTGGGGCTGCACCTTCAGGACTTGAACCGCAACAACGTGACGGTACAGAAGCTCCACGCAAAGCTTTCGCTGGCCACCCGCCTACTCAAGAAGGTGGCCACGCGGTACCAGGGCATGCGAGAAGACAGTCTACTACGACTCACccagtcgtttgcagtcagcCACATCTCTTACGTAGCGTCTTTCCACAATTGGAAAGCGGCGGAGAAGATCAAGATTGACGCGATGATCAGAAAGGCGTACAAGACGGCCCTGGGCTTATACCCCCACACCAACACAAAACGCATGCTCGCGTTGGGCGttcacaacacgctggaagaaatcGCCGAAGCCCAGCGAACGGCGCAGTATCACCGCCTGTCCCAGACCAGGACGGGAAGAACGATACTACAGCGCATCGGAATCAACACGCCAGCGACGACTCCGGAGGTAGCAAAGCAGCTACCCCGAGACGTTCTCCAAAGACTGAAGGTTCCACCCTTGCCGAAGCACATGCATCCACAAGAGCACCAAGAAAGAAGAATGGCGAGAGCCAAGGCCCTCACAAAAGGTCATGCCAACGATCCGCgcgcgtactacgtggacgtggcgaagtatccccaccggccaaacacgtacgcagcagcagtcatcgcagcagacactggagtactcacaacgtcgggaagcatacggtgcaagtcgcccacgcaagccgaagagtttgcaatcgcactggcactagcgatcccggatggccgcacggtcctcagcgactcgaagacggcaatagccaactttgctacaaacaacgtccatggaaccactgcaagagtatgttcaactatagcaagaccggaaaccaacattaccgtcaagtggttccctgcgcacgccggggagctggacgtgggcccgaaccgcaacgaggaggcagatacggaggcacacgcgctaactagccgcgggtctctgtcaacgcattcctctgagccgcaacgacccgatgccgaagacggagagtatttcatcacaacctacgccgacgttctgcaatggtacagaacgagcagacgcttctacccaccgcctcaccgagacctacaacgcagagaagcagccacgctagggcagctgcaa GTGCTAAATTCAATGCCGGGACACTGGTGCGCATGCTGGGACTACCGGACACTGAATCAGGTTACCACTCCCGACCGATACCCGGTCCCGCACATGCACGATGTCACGACGAGGCTTCATGGTGCCACTGTCTTCTCGAAGATCGACCTGGTGCGGGCGTACCATCAGATTCCCGTTGCCCCGGAGGACTTTCCGAAGACCGCCACCGCAATGCTGTTCGGACTTTTCGAATTCCTTCGAATGCCATTGGGAATCTGA